In Cyanobacteria bacterium GSL.Bin1, one genomic interval encodes:
- a CDS encoding type II toxin-antitoxin system PemK/MazF family toxin, producing MVMYRGEIWWASLPNPIGSEPAYRRPVLIIQDDIFTQSQISTVIVAIITSNVRLAQAPGNVMLPSQMSGLPKDSVINISQILTLDKAFLSECVGSLPNHLQDEVDEGLRLILYL from the coding sequence TTGGTAATGTATCGGGGAGAGATTTGGTGGGCAAGTTTACCTAATCCAATTGGCTCAGAGCCCGCTTACCGTCGTCCGGTTTTGATTATTCAAGATGATATATTTACTCAAAGCCAAATCAGTACAGTTATTGTCGCTATTATCACCTCAAACGTTCGCTTGGCACAAGCACCGGGCAATGTCATGTTACCAAGTCAAATGTCTGGATTGCCGAAAGATTCTGTTATTAATATTTCTCAAATCTTAACTCTCGACAAAGCATTTTTGTCTGAATGTGTTGGCTCACTCCCGAATCATTTACAGGATGAAGTTGATGAAGGGTTACGACTCATTCTCTACCTATAA
- a CDS encoding HigA family addiction module antidote protein: protein MTRTPIHPGEILADELDELELTATELADQLRVPANCIDEIIAGKRNLSADTALRLGKYFGTTAEFWLNLQKSYELDQARAKLGAELDNVP, encoded by the coding sequence ATGACCCGTACTCCAATCCATCCTGGAGAAATTCTCGCTGATGAACTGGATGAGTTGGAATTAACTGCTACTGAATTAGCAGACCAACTTCGAGTTCCAGCTAACTGCATTGATGAGATCATTGCTGGTAAACGTAATCTTTCAGCAGACACAGCATTAAGATTGGGTAAGTATTTTGGGACAACAGCAGAATTTTGGCTGAATTTACAAAAAAGCTATGAACTTGATCAAGCTCGGGCTAAGTTAGGTGCAGAATTAGATAATGTTCCCTAA